In one window of Meiothermus sp. DNA:
- a CDS encoding nitrilase-related carbon-nitrogen hydrolase: MRVKLTIEAPLPLALSAGLGGLSYLSVTGPLPAWVSPLALLAVFALAHRQASWQNRGLVMASYLFSINLLVTRSLFGLYSIEPAAIATLYALVILYITMLSAVATATFPSTLTPSRILLFASSMSLFDRVCSDPDLLHNRAVPFSHGYYLFSPALSGLYAQLGMYGASFVIYAALLLGLWAFYRHRATGVAVFAIGVALAIVLSNALPQPRLEGYLEVNLVQPGIVGDGKHFVTRSEDYLRRELSPQLRGGALNVLPESSLFNYDFDTDRLGLLAHDNLLIGGTIRSQSLVYNSVVLLQKGRVTARYNKIFLVPVEEDARLQAGNERQTNTLRFGDVILGVGICYESSFERIGLKAVHNGAQALLFLSNTQSLSATALQLRSVQVRSAETGRVALFVGMAGNTSMIDAKGKVVWRMPWASSERRAISVPLYSGLTNAAHFSAQLSYILVAVTCATLVSLLWKGLHRKAERDHQGRRDFL, from the coding sequence ATGAGGGTTAAGCTCACCATAGAGGCTCCGCTGCCCCTGGCCTTGTCCGCTGGTCTTGGTGGCCTGAGCTACCTCAGCGTCACCGGGCCACTGCCTGCTTGGGTTTCGCCGTTGGCCCTCCTGGCTGTCTTCGCCTTGGCCCACCGACAAGCCTCATGGCAGAACCGGGGCCTGGTTATGGCTAGCTACCTTTTCAGCATCAATCTGCTCGTTACCCGCTCCCTATTCGGCCTGTACAGCATAGAACCAGCGGCCATCGCCACGTTATACGCGCTGGTCATTCTATATATAACGATGCTTTCCGCCGTTGCCACCGCCACCTTCCCCAGTACGCTCACCCCGTCGCGTATCCTGCTGTTTGCATCTTCGATGAGCTTATTCGACCGAGTGTGCTCCGACCCCGACCTGCTGCACAACCGCGCGGTTCCGTTCTCACATGGTTACTACCTCTTCTCTCCCGCGTTGTCTGGGCTTTACGCGCAACTAGGGATGTACGGGGCGAGCTTTGTAATCTATGCCGCCCTACTGCTGGGCCTGTGGGCCTTTTACCGCCACCGGGCTACCGGCGTGGCGGTGTTCGCTATCGGGGTAGCCCTCGCCATCGTGCTGAGCAACGCGTTACCGCAGCCGCGGCTTGAGGGCTACCTCGAGGTCAACTTGGTGCAGCCAGGCATCGTTGGGGACGGCAAGCATTTTGTCACACGCAGTGAGGACTACTTGCGCCGCGAACTCTCCCCGCAACTCAGGGGTGGGGCGCTAAATGTGTTGCCTGAGAGCAGCCTGTTCAACTATGACTTCGACACCGACCGCCTAGGGCTGCTCGCCCACGACAACTTGCTTATTGGGGGTACGATCCGCAGCCAGTCCTTGGTTTACAACTCCGTCGTTCTGTTACAAAAAGGGCGGGTTACCGCCCGCTATAACAAGATCTTTCTGGTGCCGGTAGAGGAGGACGCCCGGCTTCAGGCGGGCAATGAGCGGCAAACCAACACCCTCCGCTTTGGTGATGTGATTCTGGGCGTGGGTATTTGCTACGAGTCTTCCTTTGAGCGGATCGGCCTGAAAGCCGTCCATAATGGAGCACAAGCCCTGCTGTTTCTTTCCAACACCCAAAGCCTTTCAGCCACCGCTCTACAACTCAGGAGTGTGCAGGTTCGTTCGGCAGAGACCGGGAGAGTCGCGCTGTTTGTCGGGATGGCGGGGAACACCTCGATGATAGATGCTAAAGGAAAAGTAGTGTGGCGAATGCCCTGGGCTAGCTCCGAACGCCGGGCAATATCCGTCCCGCTCTACTCCGGCCTCACCAACGCGGCGCACTTTTCAGCCCAATTGAGCTACATTTTGGTGGCAGTCACGTGCGCTACTTTGGTGAGCCTTCTGTGGAAAGGGCTGCACAGAAAAGCCGAGAGGGATCATCAAGGCAGGCGCGACTTTCTTTAA
- a CDS encoding helix-turn-helix domain-containing protein, translating to MDLEAAWGAGQHQEGLAWCLERLCQTPVSDPLLLRYALEFALELGQENALFLQFPDLTHSQHPEVQALLSRIAWQRGQLSQALELAQQAYQQSPCFLTAYTLATAAVLRSPHEAGRWLREALRQAEAAGQPQRAVQAAAALALLEVTLGAYAQAEVWAAWGLRVAESIGLKHPSLRNTLHMAWGYAQILGGRLEVLPPLEIKHPDALLAQGDFLLALGQAEAALEAYATVDDQLPPIRARRLPILAREVRALLGLGRLEEALVLGLEAKVLGAETLDTFGDWGELAYLLPFSLLNPSEAVEPLAELLGRFLRRPSAPRAAMTALYLAKAYLSLGLEAKARTTLAEALWALEGLSAEGRAFLAGPAAFFQEVLALLEPAPKLRLHFLGGETVWLEGAPLQLTLRHREILVALVLNPAGLSAEQLALRVWGEGSRPEVAKAEVRRLRQQLPLVSRPYRLSGRVWADFVTLRERLLQGNLEGALALYGGPLLPGSEAPIVIEAREELSLLLKKTLLSQSAIQPAFELAMQEEDPEFWEALLNQLHPDDPRRVLLQTRLKRFWSAE from the coding sequence ATGGATCTGGAAGCTGCCTGGGGCGCAGGCCAGCACCAGGAGGGGCTGGCCTGGTGCTTGGAGCGGCTTTGCCAGACCCCCGTTTCCGACCCGCTGCTTTTGCGCTATGCCCTCGAGTTTGCCCTCGAGCTCGGGCAGGAAAACGCGCTCTTTTTACAGTTCCCCGACCTAACCCACAGTCAGCACCCAGAAGTACAGGCGCTCTTGAGCCGGATCGCCTGGCAGCGCGGCCAGCTTTCCCAGGCCCTAGAATTGGCCCAGCAAGCCTATCAGCAAAGCCCGTGCTTCCTAACCGCTTACACCCTGGCTACAGCGGCCGTTTTGCGCAGCCCGCACGAGGCGGGGCGTTGGCTACGCGAGGCCTTACGGCAGGCCGAAGCCGCGGGCCAGCCGCAGCGGGCGGTACAGGCGGCAGCGGCTCTTGCGCTGCTCGAGGTGACCCTGGGTGCTTATGCCCAGGCTGAGGTCTGGGCGGCTTGGGGCCTGCGGGTTGCCGAATCCATTGGGCTAAAGCATCCATCCCTGCGCAACACTTTGCACATGGCGTGGGGCTACGCCCAGATTTTAGGGGGACGGCTGGAGGTGCTTCCGCCGCTGGAAATAAAGCATCCAGACGCCCTGCTGGCGCAGGGGGACTTTTTGCTGGCCCTGGGGCAGGCCGAGGCGGCCCTCGAGGCTTACGCAACTGTGGACGATCAACTGCCTCCCATCCGGGCCCGTCGGCTGCCCATCCTGGCCCGCGAGGTGCGGGCGCTTTTGGGGCTGGGCAGGCTGGAAGAGGCCCTGGTGCTGGGCCTCGAGGCCAAGGTGCTGGGGGCGGAAACCCTGGACACGTTTGGTGACTGGGGTGAGCTAGCCTACCTGCTGCCGTTTTCTCTGCTGAACCCTTCGGAGGCCGTGGAGCCCCTAGCAGAGCTTCTGGGGCGTTTCCTGCGGCGACCTAGCGCGCCCCGTGCGGCTATGACGGCCCTGTACCTAGCCAAGGCCTATCTCAGCCTGGGCTTGGAAGCCAAAGCCCGCACAACCCTGGCTGAGGCGTTGTGGGCTCTCGAAGGTTTGAGCGCAGAGGGGCGAGCCTTTCTGGCCGGTCCGGCGGCTTTTTTTCAAGAGGTTTTGGCCTTGCTCGAGCCGGCCCCAAAGCTCCGGTTGCACTTTCTGGGTGGTGAGACCGTCTGGCTCGAGGGTGCTCCGCTCCAGCTCACCCTACGGCATCGGGAGATTCTGGTGGCCCTAGTCCTCAACCCCGCCGGTCTGAGCGCAGAGCAGTTGGCCCTCCGGGTCTGGGGAGAGGGGAGTAGGCCCGAAGTAGCGAAAGCCGAGGTTCGGCGACTGCGGCAGCAGCTCCCCCTGGTGAGCCGTCCCTACCGGCTTTCAGGCCGGGTCTGGGCCGATTTTGTCACGCTGCGAGAGCGGCTCTTACAAGGTAACCTAGAGGGCGCACTGGCACTGTATGGCGGGCCGCTCTTGCCCGGCTCGGAGGCCCCAATCGTGATAGAAGCTCGTGAGGAGCTCTCGTTGCTACTGAAGAAAACGCTGCTTTCTCAGAGCGCGATCCAGCCAGCTTTCGAGCTGGCAATGCAGGAGGAAGACCCAGAATTTTGGGAAGCCCTCTTGAACCAACTACACCCTGATGATCCGCGGCGAGTCCTGTTGCAAACACGTTTGAAGCGCTTTTGGTCTGCTGAGTAA
- a CDS encoding ABC transporter permease has product MTITTRTPAPLRLLANETGWQIRLYLRDRAATFFTFAFPSLVLFFWSRQSWQDILLATAFVAALALAMAAYAGLAMGVASAREVGLLKRLRSTPLPMVVHIAARVGACALLGTFALGLTLGLGAFWLGLPLSLSGLAGLLPGLVLGFAALGSWGLVVGSLVRTANAASYLVNATLFPLFLLSAAAQRGMLPEWAAALTPLLPLQNLALLIQTALKGDGMLLHPLFILLCWAALGAAVAARRLSRPL; this is encoded by the coding sequence ATGACCATCACCACCCGAACGCCAGCACCCCTTCGCTTGCTGGCCAATGAAACCGGATGGCAGATTCGCCTTTACCTCAGAGACCGGGCCGCCACCTTTTTCACCTTCGCTTTCCCGTCGCTGGTGCTATTCTTCTGGAGTAGGCAGTCCTGGCAGGATATCCTTTTGGCAACAGCCTTTGTGGCTGCACTGGCGTTGGCCATGGCGGCATACGCGGGTCTGGCGATGGGCGTTGCCTCGGCGCGGGAGGTCGGCCTACTTAAGCGGCTCCGGAGCACGCCCCTACCTATGGTCGTACACATCGCGGCCAGGGTAGGGGCTTGTGCGCTGCTGGGGACGTTTGCGCTCGGACTTACCCTGGGGCTGGGGGCCTTTTGGTTGGGCCTGCCCCTTAGTCTGTCCGGCCTCGCCGGGTTGCTGCCCGGCCTGGTGCTGGGCTTTGCGGCGCTCGGGAGTTGGGGACTGGTGGTGGGCAGCCTAGTCCGCACCGCGAATGCAGCCTCGTATCTGGTCAACGCCACCCTCTTTCCCCTGTTTTTGCTCTCGGCGGCAGCCCAGCGCGGGATGCTTCCGGAGTGGGCGGCGGCCCTTACCCCGCTGCTGCCGCTACAAAACCTGGCCCTCCTGATCCAGACTGCCCTCAAAGGGGATGGTATGCTGCTGCACCCGTTGTTTATTCTTCTTTGCTGGGCAGCGTTGGGGGCCGCTGTGGCGGCCCGACGGCTGTCCCGGCCGTTGTGA
- a CDS encoding ABC transporter ATP-binding protein, translating to MGIIEVSDLRKQYGSIPALKGISFTVEAAERVVVLGPNGSGKTTTLDVLGGFLRPTAGRARVLGADVPHLPLNVRRQMGFVFQDKAGLYPELTVRESLELFGSYYPNPLPTSELLEKLGLADRRDRWVRNLSGGERRRLELAVALVGRPRLIFLDEPTANLDPEARLRIWDLIEELAGSGVTFMLTTHNLEEAGRLGRRVLLLREGELIFDGPPQTMIAQAGLPHRISFRRADAALPPALAVRARVEGDRITLPSLQPDEDLLALRKSGVGLEDVSIQSPTLEEAYLALLKGASHDHHHPNASTPSLAGQ from the coding sequence GTGGGCATCATCGAGGTCTCCGACTTGCGCAAACAGTACGGCTCCATCCCAGCGCTGAAAGGTATCAGCTTTACGGTGGAGGCGGCTGAGCGGGTGGTGGTACTGGGGCCGAACGGATCGGGCAAAACCACTACTCTAGATGTTCTGGGTGGTTTTCTGCGGCCCACTGCGGGCCGGGCCAGGGTTCTGGGGGCCGATGTCCCGCACCTGCCGCTCAACGTGCGGAGGCAGATGGGATTTGTCTTCCAGGACAAAGCAGGACTTTATCCGGAGCTGACCGTCCGGGAGAGCCTCGAGCTCTTCGGCAGCTATTACCCCAACCCCCTTCCAACCTCGGAGCTTTTGGAAAAGCTGGGCCTCGCGGATCGGCGGGATCGCTGGGTGCGCAACCTGAGCGGGGGCGAGCGCAGGCGGCTCGAGCTCGCCGTAGCCCTGGTAGGCAGACCCCGCCTGATCTTCCTGGACGAACCCACCGCCAATCTTGACCCGGAAGCCCGGCTGCGCATCTGGGACCTTATCGAAGAGCTAGCGGGGAGCGGGGTGACCTTTATGCTGACCACCCACAACCTGGAGGAGGCTGGACGGCTGGGTCGGCGGGTGCTGCTGCTGCGAGAAGGAGAGCTTATCTTCGACGGCCCCCCCCAGACAATGATCGCCCAGGCTGGCCTTCCTCATCGGATCAGCTTCCGGCGGGCTGACGCCGCGCTGCCTCCTGCTTTGGCCGTGCGGGCGAGGGTCGAGGGGGATCGGATCACCCTTCCGAGCTTGCAGCCGGACGAAGACCTCCTAGCCTTGCGCAAGAGCGGGGTGGGACTGGAGGACGTGAGCATACAAAGTCCCACCCTGGAGGAAGCGTATCTGGCCCTGTTGAAAGGAGCATCGCATGACCATCACCACCCGAACGCCAGCACCCCTTCGCTTGCTGGCCAATGA
- a CDS encoding SagB family peptide dehydrogenase: protein MNVKRSKYVAFFLTDGTMPDFSELLQGRIALRNQSMVLAASAIAEAESLLCSDEFTELQNIPSRSWVEASSLKKPERVMAWSKSRILITDLGENWASAYRRREEILDSELWHCRSAVYHFLSKWKGVSLFPPINAEEANPYGFALQKLAEGAKSWEKLEPPPSPYWNHPLALSQIPLNPPERPTNSDLFDTLLSRASTRYFNPESALTLNDLSVLLYYAFAPLGTAKSVYTAIHKTSPSGGGLHPTEAYLLVRKVENLRPGLYHYLPQDHSLEVLTTFIEREAAERAVHYAAGQPYVLHAGALIIMASRFYRNHWKYRRNERTYMVMAMDIGHLGQTLYLLSTKLDLGCFFAAAVNAADIESDLCLDGAQQGVMAMFAVGVKHPQAALEFSPFVSRRF, encoded by the coding sequence ATGAACGTAAAGCGATCCAAGTATGTTGCCTTTTTTCTTACTGATGGCACCATGCCAGATTTCAGCGAGCTACTTCAGGGCAGGATCGCACTGAGAAACCAATCCATGGTGCTTGCTGCCTCGGCTATTGCCGAGGCAGAATCTTTGCTTTGCTCAGATGAGTTCACTGAGCTTCAGAACATTCCTTCTCGCTCCTGGGTTGAGGCGTCTAGCCTGAAAAAGCCCGAGCGCGTAATGGCGTGGAGTAAGTCCAGAATTTTGATCACTGATCTCGGCGAAAACTGGGCCAGCGCATATCGCCGAAGGGAAGAAATTCTAGATTCCGAACTTTGGCATTGTAGGAGCGCTGTCTATCACTTTCTTTCTAAGTGGAAAGGAGTCTCTCTTTTTCCACCGATAAATGCGGAGGAAGCTAATCCTTACGGCTTTGCCCTTCAAAAGCTAGCCGAGGGAGCAAAATCTTGGGAGAAACTCGAGCCTCCCCCATCTCCCTACTGGAACCACCCTCTTGCTTTGAGCCAGATTCCACTCAATCCGCCTGAACGGCCAACAAACTCAGACCTTTTCGACACACTGCTATCAAGAGCGTCCACCCGGTACTTTAACCCTGAATCGGCCCTTACCCTGAACGATCTCTCGGTGTTGCTGTACTATGCCTTTGCACCATTGGGTACCGCCAAGTCTGTGTACACCGCTATTCACAAGACCAGCCCGTCGGGTGGCGGTCTGCACCCGACGGAGGCTTACCTGTTGGTGCGCAAGGTGGAGAACCTAAGGCCGGGGCTCTACCACTATCTTCCTCAGGATCATAGCCTGGAGGTTCTGACTACCTTTATCGAGAGGGAGGCTGCAGAAAGGGCCGTTCACTACGCAGCGGGTCAGCCCTACGTGTTGCACGCGGGTGCGCTGATCATCATGGCGTCCCGGTTTTACCGCAACCACTGGAAGTATAGGCGCAACGAGCGAACCTACATGGTTATGGCTATGGACATAGGCCATCTTGGCCAGACGCTGTACCTGCTTTCGACAAAGCTTGATCTGGGTTGTTTCTTCGCAGCAGCAGTCAATGCTGCCGATATCGAATCCGATCTATGCCTGGACGGTGCACAGCAGGGGGTGATGGCGATGTTTGCTGTCGGTGTCAAGCACCCCCAGGCAGCTCTGGAGTTCAGCCCGTTTGTTTCTCGGAGGTTCTGA
- a CDS encoding NHLP-related RiPP peptide, translating into MGSIRYLLATSGWLGLGKTEVIEMVGTGAQKVNSVREFLGLLADDDNFRDSLQQNPELALKYLGVLGNSTPVIPDTKHINLPPKEEVRQVLEQFDFALEHTGDGMELQGWGAWAAWVFAFLSAKTNGTQEPLN; encoded by the coding sequence ATGGGCTCCATTCGCTACCTGCTTGCTACCTCAGGCTGGCTAGGTTTAGGAAAAACGGAGGTGATCGAGATGGTGGGTACGGGTGCTCAAAAGGTGAACAGCGTTCGTGAGTTTTTGGGGCTTCTTGCCGACGATGATAATTTTAGGGATTCATTGCAGCAGAATCCCGAGTTGGCTCTGAAGTACCTGGGTGTGCTGGGAAATAGCACTCCGGTGATCCCGGATACCAAGCATATAAACCTTCCGCCGAAGGAGGAGGTGCGTCAAGTACTCGAGCAGTTTGACTTCGCCTTGGAGCATACCGGCGATGGTATGGAACTACAAGGCTGGGGAGCTTGGGCTGCTTGGGTTTTTGCTTTCTTGAGTGCAAAGACCAACGGAACTCAAGAGCCCTTGAATTGA
- a CDS encoding AAA family ATPase, translating into MLDEPTNELDPANRQRLWQFLEELRNQGVTVVLTSHNLAEALTYRRALL; encoded by the coding sequence GTGTTGGACGAACCCACCAACGAACTCGACCCGGCCAACCGCCAGCGGCTGTGGCAGTTCCTGGAGGAGCTGCGCAACCAGGGGGTGACGGTGGTGCTCACCAGCCACAACCTGGCCGAGGCGCTGACATATCGGAGGGCTTTGCTCTAA
- a CDS encoding ATP-binding cassette domain-containing protein, whose amino-acid sequence MQTCTIPFPSSRLAPYLHQGPSRSWSRRVACEPLRHPQAHQTLRGARSAGQRRDLPRHPPGEILGVFGPNGAGKTTLVRQITGLLRPTSGQIELLGQDVVRYPGAVPRYVSFYGQRAPILRNYTVAEVLVYAGVLRGLPVPKVHQQAQALLERFDPLPIAKRRLAQLSGGQVRLPTLLSAFMGKL is encoded by the coding sequence ATCCAAACGTGCACAATCCCGTTCCCGTCCTCCAGGCTCGCCCCTTATCTTCACCAAGGCCCCAGCCGGTCTTGGAGCAGGAGGGTAGCTTGTGAACCTCTACGTCATCCGCAAGCTCACCAAACGCTACGGGGCGCGAGGAGTGCTGGCCAACGACGCGATCTCCCTCGACATCCGCCAGGGGAGATCCTGGGGGTTTTCGGGCCCAATGGGGCCGGGAAGACCACCCTGGTGCGCCAGATCACCGGGCTCCTGAGGCCCACCTCCGGGCAGATCGAGCTGCTGGGCCAGGACGTGGTGCGCTACCCTGGGGCAGTGCCGCGCTACGTCAGCTTTTATGGCCAGCGGGCCCCCATCTTGCGCAACTACACCGTCGCGGAGGTGCTGGTCTACGCTGGGGTGCTGCGGGGCTTGCCAGTGCCAAAAGTCCACCAACAGGCCCAGGCCCTGCTGGAGCGCTTCGACCCGCTGCCCATCGCCAAGCGGCGGCTGGCCCAGCTTAGCGGTGGCCAGGTGCGCCTGCCCACCCTGCTGTCGGCCTTTATGGGGAAGCTTTGA
- a CDS encoding ABC transporter ATP-binding protein yields the protein MRLAHRRSLLRQTVPALHQVFRAAPLEATLLVGLLAASGLIPVGVLSATRALVDGLVYGLGSGSLTPALLGPLLGLALLFALDFLLVPWVAYLQGSVSEKLTARVHLLLMEKAAGLPDLTPFEDASFYDELQVLRDQAPYQPLNLLVFFGNAFRGGIAVAGVLLLLLTLAPIFPLLLLLATLPQALLTFRLQKGVWEAVLFSAPEARRMRYYAEALLNPEAAKEVRLFGLLPFFRGRYLDAFGRLYQEIRRARGRQALGASGLVFVSALATAAALYLGLRQALLGSGGLGSLVLLLQSVGSLQQNLYGLVQDGGMLYESLLYFERLEGFLARSSALAPSSAGRMVRHFEEIRFENVGFSYPDGRRAMEGISFVMRRGERLALVGENGAGKTTLVKLLLRFYDPSEGRILVDGVDLRELDLESWRRLVAAVFQDFGRYALTLRENIVLADLEHQADPGRLEEAARAGGASELLRRLGAEALLSKAFGGTELSLGEWQRLALARAFFRQAELLILDEPTASLDPKEEAHLYGRFAELAQGKTVLLITHRLASVQMADRILVLREGRLVEEGSHQALLRHNGVYAELWRLQAEGYRVN from the coding sequence TTGCGACTGGCTCATAGGCGCTCCCTGCTACGCCAAACCGTTCCGGCGCTTCATCAGGTTTTTCGAGCGGCTCCCCTCGAGGCCACCCTCTTGGTGGGCCTCCTTGCCGCAAGCGGCCTGATACCGGTGGGGGTGTTAAGCGCGACGCGGGCTTTGGTGGACGGTTTGGTCTATGGGTTGGGCAGTGGCTCCCTTACCCCTGCGCTGCTAGGGCCGCTCTTAGGGCTGGCCTTGCTGTTTGCCCTCGACTTTTTGCTGGTGCCCTGGGTGGCCTACCTGCAAGGTTCGGTAAGCGAAAAGCTCACCGCCCGGGTACACCTACTGCTGATGGAGAAGGCGGCCGGCCTGCCCGATCTCACCCCCTTTGAGGACGCTAGTTTTTACGATGAACTTCAGGTGTTGCGCGACCAAGCACCCTATCAGCCGCTCAATCTATTGGTTTTTTTCGGTAACGCTTTTCGCGGGGGTATTGCGGTGGCCGGGGTGCTGCTCTTGCTCCTGACTTTGGCCCCTATTTTCCCCTTGTTGTTGCTTCTGGCCACCCTGCCACAAGCGCTGCTGACCTTCAGGTTGCAAAAAGGGGTGTGGGAGGCGGTGCTCTTCAGCGCTCCCGAGGCCCGGAGAATGCGCTACTATGCCGAGGCTTTGCTCAACCCCGAGGCGGCCAAGGAGGTGCGCCTCTTTGGGCTGCTTCCTTTTTTCCGTGGGCGTTATCTCGACGCTTTTGGGCGGCTATACCAAGAGATCCGCCGTGCGCGCGGGCGGCAGGCCCTGGGGGCCAGCGGCTTGGTTTTTGTCAGCGCTCTGGCCACGGCGGCAGCGCTGTACCTAGGCCTGCGCCAGGCTCTTTTGGGTTCGGGTGGGCTGGGTAGCCTGGTGCTCTTGTTACAGTCGGTGGGGAGCCTTCAGCAAAACCTGTACGGCTTGGTGCAGGACGGCGGCATGCTATACGAGAGTCTTCTGTACTTCGAACGGCTCGAGGGTTTTCTGGCCCGCTCCTCTGCGCTGGCTCCTTCAAGCGCAGGCCGAATGGTGCGGCACTTTGAGGAGATTCGCTTTGAAAACGTGGGGTTTAGCTACCCGGATGGCCGGCGCGCGATGGAGGGGATCTCCTTTGTAATGCGCCGGGGAGAACGGCTGGCGCTGGTGGGGGAGAACGGGGCCGGTAAAACCACGCTGGTGAAGCTCTTGCTCCGCTTCTACGACCCCAGCGAGGGCCGTATTTTGGTGGATGGGGTAGACCTGCGGGAATTAGACCTGGAGTCCTGGCGGCGCCTGGTGGCGGCGGTGTTTCAGGATTTTGGTCGCTACGCACTGACGTTGCGGGAAAACATTGTCCTTGCCGATTTGGAGCACCAAGCTGACCCTGGGCGTTTGGAAGAGGCCGCCCGGGCCGGGGGCGCTTCGGAACTGCTGCGGCGGCTAGGGGCCGAGGCTCTTCTCTCTAAAGCTTTCGGGGGTACGGAGCTCTCTTTAGGGGAGTGGCAGCGGCTCGCCCTTGCCCGGGCTTTTTTCCGTCAGGCGGAGCTTCTGATCCTCGACGAGCCCACCGCCTCCCTCGACCCCAAAGAAGAGGCTCACCTTTACGGACGCTTTGCGGAGTTGGCCCAGGGCAAGACGGTGCTCCTTATTACCCATCGGCTGGCCTCGGTCCAGATGGCCGACCGGATTCTAGTGCTGCGGGAAGGGCGTTTGGTGGAGGAGGGTTCTCATCAGGCTTTGTTGCGCCACAATGGCGTTTATGCCGAGCTTTGGCGGTTGCAGGCTGAGGGGTATAGGGTGAATTGA
- a CDS encoding AbrB/MazE/SpoVT family DNA-binding domain-containing protein, whose product MKHPVVQQAVQLGVKGRLVLPAGVRRVLRLREGDRLLLRLRDDGVIELVKAEEVVLGSKGLLQRLYPALKGKTLAQELIQERRREALQE is encoded by the coding sequence ATGAAACACCCCGTGGTGCAACAAGCCGTACAGCTAGGGGTCAAAGGGCGTCTGGTACTACCGGCTGGGGTGCGCCGGGTTTTGCGGCTGCGGGAGGGGGATCGCCTGCTGCTGCGGCTGCGGGACGATGGGGTAATCGAGTTGGTCAAGGCGGAGGAAGTTGTACTGGGGAGCAAGGGTCTGTTGCAGCGTCTCTATCCGGCCCTGAAGGGGAAAACACTGGCTCAAGAACTGATCCAGGAACGGCGCAGGGAGGCCCTGCAGGAATGA
- a CDS encoding type II toxin-antitoxin system VapC family toxin, with protein MSVVLDASALLAYLNQEAGAEEVARQMVGGGFISAVNLAEVYSKVTEWGQDVHLLEQALVRQGLLGGVLEVVPFGPEDVQLVATLRPLTKAQGLSLGDRVCLALAMRLKLPAITTDSAWNNLEAGVKVRVVR; from the coding sequence ATGAGCGTGGTGCTGGATGCCTCGGCCTTGCTAGCCTACCTCAACCAGGAGGCGGGGGCTGAGGAAGTCGCTCGGCAGATGGTTGGGGGCGGTTTTATTAGCGCCGTGAATCTGGCCGAAGTCTACAGCAAGGTGACCGAGTGGGGCCAGGACGTGCACCTGCTGGAGCAGGCCCTGGTGCGGCAGGGTTTGCTGGGGGGTGTATTGGAGGTGGTGCCCTTCGGCCCTGAAGACGTCCAGCTTGTAGCAACGCTGCGACCCTTGACCAAGGCCCAGGGGCTATCCCTGGGGGATCGGGTCTGTCTGGCGTTGGCTATGCGACTGAAATTGCCAGCCATCACCACCGACAGCGCCTGGAACAACCTGGAAGCAGGGGTTAAGGTGCGGGTGGTGCGTTAG